A genomic window from Mycobacteriales bacterium includes:
- the leuA gene encoding 2-isopropylmalate synthase, with translation MSFRYEPPVQNPSGMPFARYQPFTPIELPDRRWPAARIETAPLWCSVDLRDGNQALIDPMTPARKRRMFELLVRMGYKEIEVGFPSASQTDFDFVREIIEQDLIPDDVTIQVLTQAREPLIERTYESIAGAPRAIVHLYNSTSALQRRVVFGLDKAGITAIATDAARLCLKLAESSGDTEVRFEYSPESYTGTELDYALDVCGAVLEVWQPTPSWPAIINLPATVEMATPNVYADSIEWMSRNLPRRDAVVLSLHPHNDRGTAVAAAELGVLAGADRVEGTLFGNGERTGNVDLVTLGLNLFSQGVDPMIDFSDIDEIRRTVEYCNQLPVHERHPYGGDLVYTAFSGSHQDAIKKGFDALSRDAEAAGVPVSSYEWGVPYLPIDPKDVGRSYEAVIRVNSQSGKGGVAYLMKTEHALDLPRRLQIEFSQVVQRVTDSEGGEVDAAQLWSVFSAEYLAEGPVRLVRQSSSTVDGVVEVTATVTVDGASQSITGRGNGPIAAFTAGLAPLGWDVRVLDYAEHALSAGGDARAAAYLEVQIGERVLWGVAVDENIVTASLHAVLNAIARVARS, from the coding sequence GTGTCTTTCCGCTACGAGCCGCCCGTCCAGAACCCGTCGGGCATGCCGTTCGCGCGCTACCAACCCTTCACCCCGATCGAGCTGCCCGACCGCCGCTGGCCGGCTGCGCGGATCGAGACCGCCCCGCTGTGGTGCTCGGTCGACCTCCGCGACGGCAACCAGGCGCTGATCGACCCGATGACGCCGGCCCGCAAGCGGCGCATGTTCGAGCTGCTCGTACGGATGGGCTACAAGGAGATCGAGGTCGGCTTCCCGTCGGCCTCGCAGACCGACTTCGACTTCGTCCGCGAGATCATCGAGCAGGACCTCATCCCCGACGACGTGACGATCCAGGTGCTGACGCAGGCCCGCGAGCCGCTGATCGAGCGGACGTACGAGTCCATCGCCGGGGCTCCGCGGGCGATCGTGCACCTCTACAACTCGACCTCCGCACTGCAGCGCCGGGTGGTCTTCGGCCTGGACAAGGCCGGCATCACCGCGATCGCGACCGACGCGGCCCGGCTCTGCCTCAAGCTGGCCGAGTCCAGCGGCGACACCGAGGTCCGATTCGAGTACTCGCCCGAGTCGTACACCGGGACCGAGCTGGACTACGCGCTGGACGTCTGCGGCGCGGTCCTGGAGGTCTGGCAGCCGACCCCGTCCTGGCCGGCGATCATCAACCTGCCGGCCACCGTCGAGATGGCCACCCCGAACGTGTACGCGGACTCCATCGAGTGGATGTCGCGCAACCTGCCCCGCCGGGACGCGGTCGTGCTCTCGCTGCACCCGCACAACGACCGCGGCACCGCGGTCGCGGCGGCCGAGCTGGGCGTGCTGGCCGGCGCCGACCGGGTCGAGGGGACGCTGTTCGGCAACGGCGAGCGGACCGGCAACGTCGACCTGGTGACGCTGGGCCTGAACCTGTTCTCCCAGGGCGTCGACCCGATGATCGACTTCTCCGACATCGACGAGATCCGCCGCACCGTCGAGTACTGCAACCAGCTGCCCGTGCACGAGCGCCACCCGTACGGCGGCGACCTCGTCTACACCGCGTTCTCCGGCTCGCACCAGGACGCGATCAAGAAGGGCTTCGACGCGCTCTCCCGGGACGCCGAGGCGGCCGGTGTCCCGGTGTCCTCGTACGAGTGGGGCGTGCCCTACCTGCCGATCGACCCGAAGGACGTCGGGCGCTCGTACGAGGCGGTCATCCGGGTCAACTCGCAGTCCGGCAAGGGCGGCGTGGCGTACCTGATGAAGACCGAGCACGCGCTCGACCTGCCGCGCCGGCTGCAGATCGAGTTCTCCCAGGTGGTGCAGCGGGTCACCGACTCCGAGGGCGGCGAGGTCGACGCGGCCCAGCTGTGGTCGGTGTTCTCGGCCGAGTACCTCGCCGAGGGGCCGGTCCGGCTCGTCCGGCAGTCGTCGTCCACTGTGGACGGTGTGGTCGAGGTGACGGCGACCGTGACCGTCGACGGGGCCTCGCAGTCGATCACCGGGCGGGGGAACGGGCCGATCGCGGCGTTCACGGCCGGGCTGGCGCCGCTCGGATGGGACGTCCGGGTGCTCGACTACGCCGAGCACGCGCTCTCGGCCGGCGGGGACGCGCGGGCGGCGGCGTACCTCGAGGTCCAGATCGGCGAGCGGGTGCTCTGGGGGGTCGCGGTCGACGAGAACATCGTCACCGCCTCGCTGCACGCGGTCCTCAACGCGATCGCCCGGGTCGCCCGCAGCTGA